One Streptomyces umbrinus genomic window, CGATCGCCGGCGACGAGCTGCCCGTGCTGCTCGACTCCGGTCTGAGCGCCGGGGGACATTCGGCCGCCGTCGACCAGCGGGCCGCCGAGGACGCCACGGAGTACTCGAACCACGCGGACCAGGCGCTTCGGCGGGTCACGGAGGATCCGACGGAGGAGGGATGTGTGGTGCCCGCGCTCGGGGACCGCACGGACACCTTCATGGACTCGTTCCGGCGTGCCCGCGAGGCGTACCCGACGGTGCGGACGGCCTCCGTGCTGGGCAGCGTCGACCAGTCGGTGATCGACGCGACGGGCAGCGCGTACGAGGGCTCGTACGTCACCGGCTGGTACCCGGCGTCGCGCGACAAGCGGTGGAAGCCGATGCGCGAGGTCATCCGGGAGGAGGCCTTCGGCGACAACCGGATCGACGAGTCCGACCCCGGGGTGCAGACGACCTGGGTCGCCTACACGGTGCTGAAGAAGGCCGTCGAGTCGCTGGGCGACGGCGAGGTGTCCTCGCGGACGCTCCGGCGGACGCTCGACGACGGCCTGAAGATCAACACGGGCGGGCTGACGCCGACGCTCAGCTGGAGCTTCGACGACCTGACCGCGTCGAGCGGCTTCCCCCGGCTGGTCAACTCGGACGTGTCGTTCCAGGTGGTGCGCAAGGGCCAACTGGTCTCGGCCCGCAAGGGGTTCGTGAACGTGTCGAAGGTGCTGGAGAACACAGAAGCGTCCTGAAACCGGCCGACACCCACCGGGCGCCGCCCCCCGTCGACCTCGCAGGACCCACCGGCCCCGCAGGACCCGTCGACCTCGCGCAGGCCCCACCGGCCCCGCCGATCACAGCTGCCCGGGCTGGCGCTCCGTCAGTCCGTAGGTCTGGGCGATGGAGTTCCACAGCTTCGCGGCCTTGGCCTTCTGCGTGGTCGCGGTGCCGCTCTCCCGGTTGCCCGCCGCGGTCTGGCCCGTGTTGCGGGCCTGGCCCTTGCGGCAGCCCTTCTTGCCCGCGGTCTGGTCGGCCCAGGCCGCGTAGTGGGTGTCCGCCGCGGAGGAGGCCTTCCAGGCGCTGTTGAGCGCGGCGGTCAGCTGCGCGTGGTTCGGCAGCTTGTCGACCGAGAGGTCCGCGAGGCTGGTGACCAGGCCGTCGCGCTGCTTGGCCGCGTTGCGCAGATCGGTCGCCGCCTGGCCCAGATTGGAGCACTTGCGTACGTTGCCGACGGCCTTGACCACCGAGTCACGGCTGTCGCCGCTGTCCGCCAGGAGCTTGTCCAGGGCCACGGCCTGTTCCTTGGCCGGGTCTGCGGACGCGGAGGCCGAGTCGTCGGTAGCGGGCGCGGTCGCCGCCACCGTCGTGTTGTCGTCTCCCTTGTCGCCCCCGCCACCGCTGAGCAGGGCGCCCGCGCCGATGCCGAGTACGGCGATGCCCACGCCGACCGCGGCGATCACAGGCACGCGGGAACGGGTGCGGCCACCGCGGCCGTTGTCACCGTCCGCCGCGCCTCGGCGTGCGCCGCGACCTGCGGGACCCTCGGGTACGCCCGGGCCACCGGCGGCACCGGGACGGTTCGGGGTGCCGAAGCCGGCCGCGGCACCATGTCTCCCCCGCGGCTGGCCGACTCGGGGCAACTGCTGCGTGGAGCCTCCGGCGTCGGCCCGGAAGAGGTTGTCGAACTCGGCCGGCGGCTGCTGCCGGTCCTCGGGTACGCCCGGGCGCACCCCGTACTGCGCCGCGCCGGGCTGGGCCGGTACGGGCGCGATGAACTGCGTGGGCTGGGCGTCGGGGTCGACGGCGGGCGGCAGGGGTCCGGCGCCGCTGCCTCCGGACACCGGTCCCGGCCCGTCCGGCCGGACCCGGCCGAGGTACCGCGTGGACTCGGAGGACATCGCCGTGGGTGCCGCCCCCGCGGGGGGCATCTCGGGCGGCAGCGCACCGGGACCCACCGGGGGAAGGAGCTGTGTGGCGCCCTCGTCGACGGACGGCGCGGCGGGAACCGGCGGCAGGTACTGGGTCGCACCCTCGTCCATGGCGGCGACGGGCGGCAGCGCACCGGCACCCGCACCAACTGGCGGCAACGGCGCGGCAGTCTGACCACCGGCTGCGTACGGGCCGGGCGTCTGGCCACCGGGAGCCTGCGGGTAGCCGTAGCCACCCGGTGCCTGCGACCCGGCGGAACCGCCCTGCGGCTGCGGCTGGGGCGCCGCGTGGCCCGCGGGGGCCTGCGGGTAGCCGTAACCGCCCGGAGCCTGCGCCCCGGCAGGACCTTGTGCGTGTGCTTGTCCCTGCGCATTCTCGGGTGCGTACGGGCCCGGAGTCTGCGGGGGGCCGTACCCGTTCATCGGTGCGCCCTCGTGCGGGAGAGGTGTCCCGGCGCCCGAACCCTGCTGGGGCACGGAGCCCGCTCCGGGGTTCTGCGGCGGAAGCTGGCCGCCGGAGTTCGGCGCCTGCGGGCCGCCCCACGGGCCGCCCGCCGTGCCCTGCGCACCGTACTGGGCCGTCGGATCGGCGTACTGCGACGGCTGCCCGGCGTATCCGCCCTGCGCACCGGCACCGGCACCGGCACCGGAGCCCGGGGCCGACCCGTCCCAGCCCGGAGTCTGGGCTCCCGCGTCCGGAGCCTGGGCTGTCCAACTCGAGATCTGCGGGGGCGCGTCCTGGGCCGGGGCGCCCGGAGCCGGAGCGGCCCCGCCCTGGCCCGTGTGCTGCGTACCCCAGCCGGGGGCCTGCGCACCCTGGTCCTGGCCCGCATTACCCCATTCACCGGTCGGCGTCCAACCCTGCCCGGGCTCCGGAGAGGCCCCCGAAGCGGGTCCCGGACCCCACGGCTGGTCCCAGGCCTGACCGCCCGCCGGAACGGCGCGGTCGCCCGTCTGGCCCGGCAGGAGGGGTTCGCCGCCGTCGGACGGCAGCACGATGCCTTCGTGCGCGGGCCGCGCCGAGGGCTCGTCGCCCTGTCCGTTGTGCGTCACCGGGACTCCTACGAATGGGGGACCTTCGGAATCGTCGGTTCACGCTACCGGGTCCCCACAACCCGGTGCCACGCAGCACAGGTCGTGACGGCAGTCTCCGGGGGCGGCAGTAACGAATCCGCCCCCCAAGACGCTGTTCATGCCTCCTTTCGCCTCAGGGCCCTCCGTTCACCCCGCGTTCACTCCCGCGTAGATCTCAGGTCTGTCCGGCGGATCAGGCCGCCGCCTGCAGGTCCATGCGCGCCCCGAACTCCCGTACCACCGGCTCGTCCCGGTAGGGCTCCAGGCGCTGTTGGAAGTCGTCCAGGTACTCCGCCCCGCGGTTGGAGCGCAGCGTGCCGAGCAGTTCGACCGCGCGCAGACCGGTGTGACAGGCCTGCTCGACCTCACGCTGCTGGACCTGCGCGGTGGCCAGCAGTACGTAACCGATGGCGCGGCGCCTCGCACGCGTCTCGGGGTGCCCGGCGAGGGATTCCTGCGCGCACCGCGCGGCCGCCTCCGACTGCCCGAGGTCCCGGTGACAATGCGCCAACTCGTCGGCCAGATACGCCTCGTCGAAGTGCGCGATCCACCGCGGGTCGTCGCCGGAATCCGGATCGGCCTGCTCCAGCGCCGCCACGGCCCGTCCGGACGCCGCCTGTGCCGAACGCGCGTCACCCATCAACGCGTGCCCCCGCGCCTCCGCGGCGTGGAACATCGACTCCGCGCGCGGTGTGACCCGCCCGCGCGCCCCCTCCTGCGCCGCCCGCGCCAACTGGGCGATCTCCCGCGGATTGCCGAGCTGCGCCGCCAGGTGGCTCATGGACGCGGCGAGCACATACCCGCCGTACCCGCGGTCGCCCGCCGCCTGCGCGAGCCGCAGCGCCTGGATGTAGTACCGCTGCGCGAGCCCCGGCTGTCCGGTGTCGACCGCCATGTAGCCGGCCAGCTCCGTCAACCGCGCGACCGCCGCGAAGAGTTCACGCCCGACCGCTTCCCGGTACGAGCCCGCCAGCAGCCCGGAGACGACACTGTTCAGGTAGTGCACGACGACCGGGCGCACGTGCCCGCTGCCGTACTGGTGGTCCAGGTCGACCAGCGCCTGGGTCATCGCGCTCACCGCCGCCACGTCGGACTGCCCGACCCGTGGCCCGGCCGCACGCGACACCTGCGCGTCCGGCGAGGAGATCAGCCAGTCCCGGCTCGGCTCGACGAGCGCGGAGGCCGCGACGGACGAGCCGGACAGGAAGTCCCGCCGCCCCACGTCGCTGCGCCACAGCTCGCAGACCTGCTCGATCGCCCCGAGGACGGTCGGCGAGAACTGCAGCCCCACGCCGGAGGCGAGGTTCTTGCCGTTCGCCATGCCAATCTCGTCGATCGTGACGGTCCGGCCCAGCTTGCGGCCGAGCGCCTCGGCGATGATCGCGGGCGCCCGCCCGCGCGGCTGCTGTCCCCGCAGCCAGCGCGCCACGGACGTCTTGTCGTAGCGCAGATCGAGACCGTGCTCCGCGCCGCACATGTTGACCCGGCGGGCCAGCCCGGCGTTGGAACAGCCCGCTTCCTGGATGAGCGCCTGCAGTCGTTCGTTCGGCTGCCGCGCGACGAGAGGCCTTGCGGCCATTGGCGTACCCCCTGTGGCTGCGGTGCCTGCCCACGCACCGAGTTGACGGTCCTCAGTGACCGGGACCTCCCGCGCCCCTGCGGGGAGCGAAAAGATCCGGCCTCGAAGATCAATGCCCCGCGGACATACCGAAGATGCGAGACATGTGAGGATTGCCGGGGTAAAGGCTGCTGCCCGCCCCTCCGGTGGCTACCCACCCCCCGCTGCCGCCTCCCATGCGCGCCCCCACAGATGCATCCATGCGCCCCACGTGTGGAATCGGTGCTCCTCCCCCGCGCGCGGGGGATAAAGAGGTGCAAGCCCGAAGGGTTTTCCCAAGAAGGGCGGTGGCGGGAGACGGGTGGGCGTAACCCCTGGTGGGTGCGGGAGTTGAGTTCAGCGTGGAAGAGACGATCGCAGGCACCGAGACCGCCCAGATCCCGAAGCAGCGAGGCGAGTCGCTGCAGGACATCGCCGTGCGCTATGCCGAAGAGCGCCATTGGGACGTGTTCCCAGGCACTTGGCTGGAAGCCGCCGACGGGGTGCAGCGCTGCTCGTGCGGCGAGCCCTCGTGCGCCGTGCCCGGCGCGCATCCGGCGCGTGAGGACTGGGCGACGCAGGCCACGGGCAGTGCGACCGTCGCACGTCGGCTGTGGGCGAAGCAGCCGTCGGCATCGATCCTGCTGCCCACGGGGCGGACGTTCGACGCGATCGACGTCCCCGAGACCTCGGGGTTTCTCGCGCTCGCCCGGATGCGGCGGATGGAGCTGACGCTCGGCCCTGTGACGTGTACGCCGGACCGGCGGATGCAGTTCTTCGTGTTGCCGGGTGCCGCTGTGAAGGCGCCCGATCTTGTGCGGAAGCTCGGGTGGCCGCTTGCTTCTCTTGATCTGGTTGTGATGGGGGAAGGTACGTATGTGGCTGCGCCGCCCACGCGGTTCGGGGCGCGGGGGGCTGTGCAGTGGGCCTGCCGGCCGACTCCGGCGAATCGGTGGCTGCCGGATGCGGAGGAGTTGATCTCGCCCTTGGCTTACGCCTGCGGGCGGGACGCTCGTCGGTGAGGAGCCGTTCGGGTTCGGTGTGATCTGCCGTCTGCGGGTCGTCTTGGGCTGAGCGCGCAGTTCCCCGCGCCCCTATCGGGGCGCCCCATGTCGGACCCGACCCGTATCGTGCCCTGCATGACGGAGGGAGTGCGGGTGAGCGACGCGGTGGCCGTGCGGGTGCGGGGGCTTTGGAAGCGGTTCGGGGAGCAGGTCGCCGTCGCGGGGATCGATCTGGAGTTGCCCGCGGGGCAGTTCATCGGGCTGGTCGGGCCCAACGGGGCGGGGAAGACCACGACTCTGTCGATGGTGACCGGGCTGCTGCGGCCCGATCAGGGGTCCGTGGAGGTCGTCGGACACGATGTGTGGCGCGACCCCGTGGAGGTCAAGGCCCGGATCGGGGTCCTGCCCGAGGGGCTGCGGCTCTTCGAGCGGCTCTCGGGACGGGAACTCCTCGCCTACACGGGGCGGCTGCGCGGACTGCCCGGTGCCGAGGTCGACAAGCGGGCCACCCAGCTGCTCGACGTGCTCGACCTCGCCGGCGCCCAGCACAAACTCGTCGTCGACTACTCGACGGGCATGCGCAAGAAGATCGGGCTCGCGGCGGCGCTGCTGCACAACCCGGAAGTGCTGTTCCTCGACGAGCCGTTCGAGGGCGTCGACCCGGTCTCCGCGCAGACGATCCGCGGGGTCCTGGAGCGCTACACCGCCTCCGGCGCGACCGTCGTCTTCTCGTCCCATGTGATGGAGCTCGTCGAGTCGCTGTGCGACTGGGTCGCCGTGATGGCCGCCGGCCGTATCCGCGCCCACGGCCCGCTCACCGAGGTGCGCGGCGAGGCGCCCTCCCTCCAGCAGGCCTTCCTCGAACTCGTCGGGGCGAACGCCCGCGACACCGGCTCCGACCTCGACTGGCTGGGCGGCGCCCGATGAGCGCCACAACCGCCACGAAGGCGCCCACCACCTCGACCGCCTCCGTCACCCCCGTCGTCGTACGACTCAAGCTGTCGCTGCTGCGCAACGGGCTGCGGCAGTCGGCGGGGCGGCGGGCCGTGTACGTGGCGTCGCTCGTCATCGTGCTGCTGTTCGCCGCGCTCCAGCTCATCGGGCTGATCGCGCTGCGCGGCAACACCCACGCGATGACCGTGACGGTGCTGCTCACCGCCGTGCTGGCGCTCGGCTGGGCCGTGATGCCGCTCTTCTTCTCCGGCGGCGACGAGACCCTCGACCCGACCCGCCTGGTGATGCTGCCGCTGCGCCCGCAGCCGCTCGTACGCGCGTTGCTGGTGGCCTCGCTGGTCGGCATAGGCCCGCTGTTCACGCTGTGCCTGCTCGTCGGTTCGGTCGTCGCGATGGCGCACGGGGCGGCGGCGTACGTCACCGGAGTCGTCGCGGTCGTCCTCGCGCTCCTGGTGTGCGTGGCCCTCGCGCGGACCATCGCGACCGCCAACACCCGGCTGCTGACCAGCCGCAAGGGCCGCGACCTGGCCGTGCTGAGCGGTCTGGTGATCGCGGTGGGCGCGCAGGTCGTCAACTTCGGGGCGCAGAAGCTCGGTTCGTCGGGCCTGTCCACGCTGGACCCGGCCGCCGACGTGGTCCGCTGGGTGCCGCCCGCGTCGGCGCTCGGCGCGGTGGACTCCGTCAGCGAGGGCTCGTACGCCGTCGGCCTCGCCCAGCTCGCCCTGAGCGGGGTGGCACTGGCGGTGCTGCTGGCCTTCTGGCAGCGGAGTCTGACCCGGCTGATGACCTCGCCCGACGGCTCGACGCTGCAGGCCGCCGAGCCCTCCCGGGACAAGGCGGGCCGTTCCTCCGGGCTCGGCCGGCTGCTGCCCGCGGGACGCACGGGCACGGTCATGGAGCGCAGCCTGCGGTACGTGTGGCGGGATCCGAAGACCAAGGCCGCGTGGGTGACCTCGCTCGCGATCGGCCTGATCGTGCCGGTGTTCAACGCGCTGCAGGGCACCGGCTCGATCTACTTCGCCTGCTTCGCGGCGGGCATGCTCGGCATCCAGATGTACAACCAGTTCGGGCAGGACACGTCCGCGTTCTGGATGGTCGCGATGACGATCTCGTCGACCCGGGACGCGTATGTTGAGCTGCGGGCACGGGCGTTGGCGCTCCTGGTGATCACCCTTCCGTACGCGGTCCTCGTGTGCGTCCTCACGACGGCGCTGCTCGGCGACTGGCGCTCGCTGCCCGAGGTGTTCGGCCTGTCGTTCGCACTGCTCGGCGCGATGCTGGCGACCGGGGCCTGGTCCTCCGCCCGCTTCCCGTACTCGATCCCGCAGGAGAGCTACAAGAACGTGGCTCCCGGCCAGGCGAGCCTCGCCGGATTCTCGATCTTCGGCGGCATGATCGCGGCCGCACTGCTCTGCGCCCCCGTCATCACCCTCACCATCTGGCTGAACGTCTCGTCGGACGGCCAGGACTGGACCTGGCTCCTCCTCCCGATCGGAACGGCCTACGGAGCGGCCATCGCCCTGGCAGGCCTGCACCTCGCCGCACCACGAACAGCACGGCAACTGCCGGAGATCCTGGCGGCGGTGAGCAAGGGCTGAGCCCCCAAGGGGCGCGGGGAACTGCGCAGTCTTTTAGGGGCGCGGGGAACTGCGCGATCAGCCCCCACCGGGCCGCGGGCGAAGGACAACCCGCGGAGCAACGGCGCGATCTTGTCCAACCGCCTAGCGGAGCGCCTCGTCCAGGAAAGGCTCAACGGCCGCGCGCCAAGCCTCCGGCTGGTCGTAGTGGACAAGATGCCCCGCATCGGCCACCTCCGCGTACTGCCCGTTCGGCAGAACACGGACCATCTCCTGGGACTCGGCCCGGCCCAGCTCACCGTCGAGGCCACGGACGACGAGGGCGGGGCACTGGACCTGCGTGAGCTCCTCCCAGTGCGCGTCGTACACCCAGGTCTCGCGGGACTTGAGCATCTGCTCGGGCTCGAAGACGGGCCGCCAGCCGTCCGGAGACTCGGCCATCACCTCGGCGTAGAACTCACCGCGCGAGGGGTTCGGACGCTCCACCCAGGGGTCGTCCTCGCCGAACCACTTCCGTACGTCGGCGAGTGTGGCGAAGGGGACCGGCCAGGCCTTGAACCAGTCCTCCCACTCGCGCTGCGAGGCTGCTCCCAGAGCCGAGGCCCGCATGTCGCAGATGACCAGGCCGCGCACGAGGTCGGGGCGCTTGGCGGCGAGCTGCCAGGCGGTCAGGGCGCCCATGGCGTGACCTATGAGGACGGCCGGGCCGAGGTCCAGCTGTTCGAGGGCGGCCTCGGCGTCCTCGACGTACGCACCGCGGGTGTAGGAGGCCTCGGGCGGCTTGTCGCTCTGGCCGTGGCCCCGTTGGTCGAGCGCGACGGCGCGATGCCGCTCGGAGAGCCAGCGGGCGGTGGGCGCCCAGTGGGATGCACGGCCCATGAGGCCGTGCAGTAACAGCACGCCGGGCGCACGCTCGATCGCCCCGGACGGGGTGCCGGTCCCTGAAGGGTCGCCCCTCGGAGGATCGATCTTGGGAGAGTCGGCGAACTCCCAGGCGGCGAGGCGTACGCCACCCGCACCGCTCACGTCGATGCGCCGCACCATCCGTTGGCACCCCCCTTGATCCGCTCGGCCGGGTCGTCCCGCACGAACCGGCCGGTCCACTCGTACCGCTTGGTCGTACCGGTGCTCCTGCTGGTTCTTCCTGCGTAATCCGTAGTGGTTCCGTCACTCATACGCTATCGAATGCGTATTCGAAGATGGGGGTCTTGGCGACAACACCCCTCCTTCGAGTGACCTCGCTCAAGGATTGACCGCCGCCGCCGAGGGGAGATCTTCAACGGGAGGCGGGCCGCTCGGGGAAAACGGTCCGTGGGGAATGACCCTGGGAGCTCGGGGCTCCGGGTCAGCACAGGGGAGGACAGGCCCCGGCGCCTCAGGGCGCCGGGGCCCTCCTCATGTCCGCGGCACATCCTCCCGCCCCCTCCCCGACCGCGCACCGGCGCCGCTGCCGCCACGGTCAAGAGCCCTCAGGTCATATGCCTCTCGCGACAGCCTCGCACGCAAACGGCCCGACCGCTGCGATTCCGCACACGGAATCTTCATTTCTGAGCGAACACCGAGGTGGGACAACTGGGTTGTGTGTTACGGAAGTTGACGGCGGGTTCACGAACAGGCAGGGCAGCACAAGGGCGCCCCCGAAGGGGCGCGGGGAACTGCGCGACCAGCCCCCACCGACCCGCAGACGAAGAACCCGCAGCCAAGCGCAGCGCTACCGCTTCGCGACGAACACGTGCGACGCCACGTCCGACTCCAGCTCCGCCGCCTCACCGCCGCTGCCCACCAGCACCCCACCCGCGGACTCCGTCACGCTGACGACGGACCCGGGCTGCACGCCCGCCCTCCGCAGCGTGTACATCAGCTGCGCGTCCGTCTGGATCGGCTCACCGATGCGACGGACGACGACCGTCTTGCCGTCGAGCCCGGGGTCGAGATCGGCCAGCGACACCATGCCCGCGTCCAGGAACGGGTCTGCCCCGTCCTTCTCGCCCAGCTCCTCCAGGCCCGGGATCGGGTTGCCGTACGGCGACTCGGTGGGGTGACGCAGCAGTTCGAGCACGCGGCGCTCGACCGCCTCGCTCATCACGTGCTCCCAGCGGCAGGCCTCGGCGTGCACCTGCTCCCACTCCAGACCGATCACGTCGACGAGCAGACACTCGGCGAGGCGGTGCTTGCGCATCACGCGCGTCGCGAGCCGGCGGCCCTCGTCCGTGAGCTCCAGGTGCCGGTCGCTGGCGACGGACACCAGGCCGTCGCGCTCCATGCGCGCCACGGTCTGGCTGACCGTCGGCCCGCTCTGGTCGAGCCGCTCGGCGATACGGGCGCGCATGGGGACCACACCTTCCTCCTCCAGCTCGAGGATGGTGCGGAGATACATCTCCGTGGTGTCGATCAGTCCGGACATACGTGCCCCTCGATTAGCTCTGCCGGAGGCTGAGTGGCTCACCGGCGTGTGCGCTGGCCCTGGCACCAATTCTGACGCATCCCACTGACAACCGTGCCGCGCAGGTGAAACCGCGTGGTGACGAGTGCCGGCGCGAACGGCCGGACCATGAGCTCGGCCGGGCGGGAACGGGGGCCCTCAGCACCCAGTGTCGCCCCTGACGACCGTATTGACACAGCACTGGTCCAGACCGCAACGTGATCCGCGACACGACCGGAAGTGGACGGGGAGAGAGGGCTTCGCGCATGGGCGACAGCAAGCTGGCCGGGCAGTTCTTCGACGCCGCGATCGGCCTGCTGCAGCGGGCGCGGGACGAGGAGGCCGGGGCCGTCGAGGCCGCCGGGACGCTGATCGCCGACACGGTCGCCGAGGGCGGGCGGCTCTTCGCGTTCGGCGCCGGGCACTCGTCGCTGGCCGCGCAGGACCTGGTGTACCGGGCGGGCGGCCTCGCGCTGA contains:
- a CDS encoding metal-dependent transcriptional regulator; amino-acid sequence: MSGLIDTTEMYLRTILELEEEGVVPMRARIAERLDQSGPTVSQTVARMERDGLVSVASDRHLELTDEGRRLATRVMRKHRLAECLLVDVIGLEWEQVHAEACRWEHVMSEAVERRVLELLRHPTESPYGNPIPGLEELGEKDGADPFLDAGMVSLADLDPGLDGKTVVVRRIGEPIQTDAQLMYTLRRAGVQPGSVVSVTESAGGVLVGSGGEAAELESDVASHVFVAKR
- a CDS encoding alpha/beta fold hydrolase — translated: MVRRIDVSGAGGVRLAAWEFADSPKIDPPRGDPSGTGTPSGAIERAPGVLLLHGLMGRASHWAPTARWLSERHRAVALDQRGHGQSDKPPEASYTRGAYVEDAEAALEQLDLGPAVLIGHAMGALTAWQLAAKRPDLVRGLVICDMRASALGAASQREWEDWFKAWPVPFATLADVRKWFGEDDPWVERPNPSRGEFYAEVMAESPDGWRPVFEPEQMLKSRETWVYDAHWEELTQVQCPALVVRGLDGELGRAESQEMVRVLPNGQYAEVADAGHLVHYDQPEAWRAAVEPFLDEALR
- a CDS encoding ABC transporter ATP-binding protein, whose translation is MTEGVRVSDAVAVRVRGLWKRFGEQVAVAGIDLELPAGQFIGLVGPNGAGKTTTLSMVTGLLRPDQGSVEVVGHDVWRDPVEVKARIGVLPEGLRLFERLSGRELLAYTGRLRGLPGAEVDKRATQLLDVLDLAGAQHKLVVDYSTGMRKKIGLAAALLHNPEVLFLDEPFEGVDPVSAQTIRGVLERYTASGATVVFSSHVMELVESLCDWVAVMAAGRIRAHGPLTEVRGEAPSLQQAFLELVGANARDTGSDLDWLGGAR
- a CDS encoding transcriptional regulator, producing MAARPLVARQPNERLQALIQEAGCSNAGLARRVNMCGAEHGLDLRYDKTSVARWLRGQQPRGRAPAIIAEALGRKLGRTVTIDEIGMANGKNLASGVGLQFSPTVLGAIEQVCELWRSDVGRRDFLSGSSVAASALVEPSRDWLISSPDAQVSRAAGPRVGQSDVAAVSAMTQALVDLDHQYGSGHVRPVVVHYLNSVVSGLLAGSYREAVGRELFAAVARLTELAGYMAVDTGQPGLAQRYYIQALRLAQAAGDRGYGGYVLAASMSHLAAQLGNPREIAQLARAAQEGARGRVTPRAESMFHAAEARGHALMGDARSAQAASGRAVAALEQADPDSGDDPRWIAHFDEAYLADELAHCHRDLGQSEAAARCAQESLAGHPETRARRRAIGYVLLATAQVQQREVEQACHTGLRAVELLGTLRSNRGAEYLDDFQQRLEPYRDEPVVREFGARMDLQAAA
- a CDS encoding transporter, which produces MSATTATKAPTTSTASVTPVVVRLKLSLLRNGLRQSAGRRAVYVASLVIVLLFAALQLIGLIALRGNTHAMTVTVLLTAVLALGWAVMPLFFSGGDETLDPTRLVMLPLRPQPLVRALLVASLVGIGPLFTLCLLVGSVVAMAHGAAAYVTGVVAVVLALLVCVALARTIATANTRLLTSRKGRDLAVLSGLVIAVGAQVVNFGAQKLGSSGLSTLDPAADVVRWVPPASALGAVDSVSEGSYAVGLAQLALSGVALAVLLAFWQRSLTRLMTSPDGSTLQAAEPSRDKAGRSSGLGRLLPAGRTGTVMERSLRYVWRDPKTKAAWVTSLAIGLIVPVFNALQGTGSIYFACFAAGMLGIQMYNQFGQDTSAFWMVAMTISSTRDAYVELRARALALLVITLPYAVLVCVLTTALLGDWRSLPEVFGLSFALLGAMLATGAWSSARFPYSIPQESYKNVAPGQASLAGFSIFGGMIAAALLCAPVITLTIWLNVSSDGQDWTWLLLPIGTAYGAAIALAGLHLAAPRTARQLPEILAAVSKG
- a CDS encoding ABC transporter substrate-binding protein — its product is MTGRRRTRTFLPAHHRPAKARALSAGALAACASIAVGCGVVPGTTGGSGDDPITVMTWAPEKTKATNKPGMPALALAYARWINSKGGINGRKLKVLTCNDHNDTVSAANCARRAVDENVVAVVGSYSQHARSFFSPLEAAGIPYLGGYGVTDDEFTSPLSYPVNGGQPALLAGLGQQLARNCGPVTLVRPDTIAGDELPVLLDSGLSAGGHSAAVDQRAAEDATEYSNHADQALRRVTEDPTEEGCVVPALGDRTDTFMDSFRRAREAYPTVRTASVLGSVDQSVIDATGSAYEGSYVTGWYPASRDKRWKPMREVIREEAFGDNRIDESDPGVQTTWVAYTVLKKAVESLGDGEVSSRTLRRTLDDGLKINTGGLTPTLSWSFDDLTASSGFPRLVNSDVSFQVVRKGQLVSARKGFVNVSKVLENTEAS
- a CDS encoding bifunctional DNA primase/polymerase, which encodes MEETIAGTETAQIPKQRGESLQDIAVRYAEERHWDVFPGTWLEAADGVQRCSCGEPSCAVPGAHPAREDWATQATGSATVARRLWAKQPSASILLPTGRTFDAIDVPETSGFLALARMRRMELTLGPVTCTPDRRMQFFVLPGAAVKAPDLVRKLGWPLASLDLVVMGEGTYVAAPPTRFGARGAVQWACRPTPANRWLPDAEELISPLAYACGRDARR